One Burkholderia sp. 9120 genomic window, CCACGTCACGCGAAAGCCGAGACGCTGCTGCGCAGCGGCGCGCTGGAACTCGATCTGGTCCGCCGCAAAGTCATGCACCGGCAACGCGAACTCGACCTGCAACCCACTGAATTCCGCGTACTCGAATTCATGATGCGTCACACCGGCCAGGTGCTCACGCGAACGATGATTTTCGAAGCTGTGTGGGGCTGCCGTTTCGATCCCGGCACGAACCTGATCGACGTCCATGTAGGCCGCTTACGCAAGAAAGTGGACACGCCCGGCGAGCGTCCGTTGATCCGCACGATTCGCGGTTCGGGTTATCTGTTCGGCTGACGCATTCCAACCGTTGCGGTGAACGAACTTTAGCGCTGCCTGCAGCGCTAAAGTCGTTGCGGCACGCGTGCCGATGCGATGACGGACCACGCGCCGCTTCCTAAAACTAGTTTCATTTGATTAGTCCACGCCTGTTAGGCCCCGCTCTCCAGAATGCCGGTACCGGGTCGCGCCATCAGGGCGAGCCCCACTTGACACACGCCCGCGCAGATTCAATCGCGCCTCTGAACGGAGCAGCCTTCGATGTTAAAAATAGTCCGGTTGGCTTTAACCCGGCCCTACACGTTCATCGTGCTGGCGCTGCTGATCCTGTTGATCGGCCCGCTTGCCGCGTTGCGCACGCCGACGGATATCTTTCCCGACATCCGCATTCCCGTGATCAGCGTGGTGTGGAACTACGCCGGCCTGCAACCGGACGACATGTCCGGGCGGATCGTCAGCTACTACGAACGCACGCTCGGCACGACCGTCAACGACGTCGCGCATATCGAGTCGCAATCGTTTCGCGGCTACGGCATCGTTAAGATTTTCTTCCAGCCGACCGTGGATATCCGCACCGCCACCGCGCAGGTCACCTCCGTGTCGCAGACGGTGCTCAAGCAGATGCCGCCCGGCACCACGCCGCCGCAAATTCTCAACTACAACGCGTCCACGGTGCCGGTGCTGCAACTGGCGCTCACCAGCAATACGCTCGACGAACAGAAACTCGCCGACTACGCGACCAACTTCATTCGTCCGCAATTGCTCAGCGTGCCGGGCGTGGCGATTCCGACGCCGTACGGCGGCAAGACCCGTGAAGTACAGATCGACCTCGATCCGCAGGCCTTGCAGGCGAAAAAGCTCTCGGCGAACGACGTTGCCACGGCGCTCGCGCAGCAGAACCAGATCATTCCCGCCGGCACCGAAAAGATCGGCCGCTTCGAATACAACATCAAGCTGAACAACAGTCCGCTCGCGCTCGACGAGCTCAATGCGCTACCGATCAAGACCGTGGATGGCGCAACCATCTACATTCGCGATGTGGCGCACGTGCGCGACGGTTATCCGCCGCAAAGCAACGTGGTCCGCGTGGACGGGCATCGCGCGGTGCTGATGAGCATTCTGAAGAACGGCTCGGCGTCGACGCTCGACATTATCGCGGGCGTCAAGGCGCAACTGCCGCGTATCGAAGCAACCTTGCCGCCGAGCCTGAAGCTCGTCACGATGGGCGATCAGTCCACCTTCGTGAAAGGCGCGGTCAGCGGCGTGGCGCGCGAAGGCGTGATCGCCGCCGCGCTGACCTCGCTGATGATTCTGCTGTTCCTCGGTAGCTGGCGCTCCACGGTGATTATCGCGGCGTCGATTCCGCTCGCGGTGCTGGCCGCGATTGCCGGCCTTGCCGCGATGGGCGAAACACTCAACGTGATGACGCTCGGCGGCCTCGCGCTGGCGGTCGGGATTCTGGTCGACGACGCCACCGTCACGATCGAGAACATCAACTGGCATCTGGAACAAGGCAAGGACGTGAGGAGCGCGATTCTGGACGGCGCCGCGCAGATCGTCGCGCCTGCGTTCGTGTCGCTGCTGTGTATCTGTATCGTGTTCGTGCCGATGCTGCTGCTGAACGGCATTGCGCGTTTTCTATTCGTGCCGATGGCCGAAGCCGTGATCTTTGCGATGATCGCGTCGTTCATTCTGTCGCGTACGTTTGTGCCGATGATGGCGCAATACCTGTTGCGTCCGCATGCATCGGGCGGCCACGCGTCGGGCGAACTCGCCGCCGTGATGGACCCGCACGGCGGCCACTTCCACGCGCCGCCGTCGCGCAATCCGCTGGTGCGTTTCCAGCGCGGCTTCGAACATCGTTTCGAGCGCGTGCGTGGCGTGTACCGGATCGTGCTGGGTCTCGCGCTCACCCACCGCAAGCGCTTCGTGACGGGGTTTCTGATCGTGGTCGGCGCGTCGTTCCTGCTCGCGCCGTGGCTCGGCCGCAATTTCTTCCCCAATATCGACTCGGGCGAAATTGCGATCCATGTACGCGCACCGATCGGCACACGGATCGAAGACACGGCCGCGCAATTCGATCAGATCGAAAACGCGGTGCGCCGCGCGATTCCGCCGGATCAACTGCGCAGCATCGTCGACAACATCGGCTTGCCGAACAGCGGTATCAATCTGACCTATAACAACAGCGGCACGACCGGCCCGCAGGACGGCG contains:
- a CDS encoding efflux RND transporter permease subunit encodes the protein MLKIVRLALTRPYTFIVLALLILLIGPLAALRTPTDIFPDIRIPVISVVWNYAGLQPDDMSGRIVSYYERTLGTTVNDVAHIESQSFRGYGIVKIFFQPTVDIRTATAQVTSVSQTVLKQMPPGTTPPQILNYNASTVPVLQLALTSNTLDEQKLADYATNFIRPQLLSVPGVAIPTPYGGKTREVQIDLDPQALQAKKLSANDVATALAQQNQIIPAGTEKIGRFEYNIKLNNSPLALDELNALPIKTVDGATIYIRDVAHVRDGYPPQSNVVRVDGHRAVLMSILKNGSASTLDIIAGVKAQLPRIEATLPPSLKLVTMGDQSTFVKGAVSGVAREGVIAAALTSLMILLFLGSWRSTVIIAASIPLAVLAAIAGLAAMGETLNVMTLGGLALAVGILVDDATVTIENINWHLEQGKDVRSAILDGAAQIVAPAFVSLLCICIVFVPMLLLNGIARFLFVPMAEAVIFAMIASFILSRTFVPMMAQYLLRPHASGGHASGELAAVMDPHGGHFHAPPSRNPLVRFQRGFEHRFERVRGVYRIVLGLALTHRKRFVTGFLIVVGASFLLAPWLGRNFFPNIDSGEIAIHVRAPIGTRIEDTAAQFDQIENAVRRAIPPDQLRSIVDNIGLPNSGINLTYNNSGTTGPQDGDIFVSLNEDHQPTADYVRTLRETLPRQFPGTTFAFLPADIVSQILNFGAPAPIDLQVAGPNQAANHRYANEVMRQMRMIPGIADTRIQQASTYPQFTVSVDRSRADQLGITEQDVTNSVVASLSGTSQVSPTYWLNPKNGVSYPIVAQTPQYRMTSLSNLSNLPVTSKAGQAQILGGIATITRGVGDAVVSHYNIEPLYDVFATTQGQDLGAVAAKIQTIVHATAKDVPKGSIVTLRGQVQTMNSAFLGLSLGLLGAILLIFLLIVVNFHSWSDAFVIVTALPAALAGIVWMLFTTHTPLSVPALTGAILCMGVATANSILVVSFARERLAVTGNALVAAMEAGFTRFRPVLMTALAMIIGMAPMALGLGDGGEQNAPLGRAVIGGLICATFATLLFVPVVFSLVHRRDAAGHDHSPASSHDHSSSEPGAHHVH